The Anguilla anguilla isolate fAngAng1 chromosome 4, fAngAng1.pri, whole genome shotgun sequence genome has a window encoding:
- the psme1 gene encoding proteasome activator complex subunit 1: MTSLDIRPESKKQVDDFCKQLTKEAESLVSTFFPQKIAEMETLLQASLSVEDLSSLKAPLEIPIPDPAKEELKRKKKEEKEEKEGKKDKKDKEEEEEGPACGPIACNEKVESLLKKIKPHIQMLKEKLNTVSMWVQLQIPRIEDGNNFGVAVQEKVFELLTNTRTKIEGFQTQISKYYSERGDAVAKASKQPHVGDYRQLVHELDQHQYCELRIVVLEIRNTYAVLYDIINKNYDKIKKPRGDSKALIY; this comes from the exons ATGACTTCTTTAGACATACGACCCGAATCGAAGAAACAG GTTGATGACTTCTGCAAGCAACTCACCAAGGAG GCAGAATCTCTGGTCTCAACATTCTTCCCACAGAAGATTGCGGAGATGGAGACACTGCTACAG GCCTCCCTCAGCGTCGAGGATCTGTCTTCCCTGAAGGCGCCTTTAGAAATCCCTATACCTGACCCTGCCAAAGAGGAGctgaaaaggaagaagaaggaagag aaagaggaaaaggaaggcaagaaagacaaaaaggataaagaggaagaggaggaag GCCCGGCCTGCGGACCAATCGCTTGCAATGAAAAAGTGGAGAGCCTTCTGAAGAAAATCAAACCCCACATCCAGATGCTCAAGGAAAAACTCAACACT GTGTCAATGTGGGTGCAACTTCAGATTCCCAGAATCGAAGATGGGAATAACTTTGGTGTGGCTGTGCAG GAAAAAGTTTTCGAACTGTTGACTAATACTCGCACCAAGATAGAGGGATTCCAGACACAGATCTCTAA GTACTacagtgagagaggagatgCTGTGGCCAAAGCCTCCAAGCAGCCACATGTG GGGGATTACCGGCAGCTGGTGCACGAGCTGGACCAGCACCAGTACTGCGAACTGCGCATCGTTGTCCTGGAAATCCGCAACACTTAC GCTGTGTtgtatgacatcatcaacaaGAACTACGACAAGATCAAGAAGCCGAGAGGAGACTCTAAGGCCCTTATTTACTGA
- the LOC118224937 gene encoding LOW QUALITY PROTEIN: fat storage-inducing transmembrane protein 1-like (The sequence of the model RefSeq protein was modified relative to this genomic sequence to represent the inferred CDS: inserted 2 bases in 1 codon), with translation MFLNSVLVAVTNLAAGLLGNASFRRHFHLVLSGLVLFGPALSLWVSQYSIFANKSHYLYRKFLRSGWGWTCIFVGSFVFLLYFSVQRSLXLSLRHLSRLATAGLLWVGFRRALSLLENATGSCYKPLSASVGGQLPQGLTGGGAGQPLLLLLREGETKTSCLKSGMLWRGYEVSEDAFLLCLCCLLLAEETAVFGPYLALGGVSGAPLRLLFLFCVFLLGLWVFLLLCLLAHFPQFPTQLLGGALGCLGWRSLYQGWYRLGPSWYCPGRPGVGLLTTAGKPRQNT, from the exons ATGTTCCTTAACTCCGTTTTAGTTGCGGTGACAAACCTCGCAGCTGGACTTCTTGGCAACGCTTCTTTCCGGCGACACTTTCACCTGGTGCTCTCAGGTTTGGTTCTGTTTGGCCCTGCCCTGAGTCTTTGGGTCTCACAGTACAGCATTTTTGCAAACAAGAGCCACTACCTATACAG GAAGTTTCTGCGCTCCGGCTGGGGCTGGACCTGCATCTTCGTGGGCTCCTTCGTCTTCCTCCTCTACTTCTCCGTGCAGCGGTCCCT GCTCTCGCTGCGGCACCTCTCCCGGCTGGCCACGGCAGGCCTGCTGTGGGTGGGCTTTCGGCGGGCGCTGTCTCTCCTGGAGAATGCGACGGGGAGCTGCTACAAGCCCCTCAGCGCCTCTGTGGGTGGGCAGCTGCCACAAGGCCTCaccgggggcggggcagggcagcccctgttgctgctgctgcgggaGGGGGAGACCAAGACCAGCTGCCTGAAATCGGGCATGTTGTGGCGCGGGTACGAGGTCTCCGAGGACGCCTTcctgctctgcctgtgctgCCTGCTGCTGGCGGAGGAGACGGCCGTGTTCGGGCCCTACCTGGCCCTGGGCGGGGTCTCCGGGGCCCCGTTGAGGCTGCTCTTCCTGTTCTGCGTCTTCCTCCTGGGCCTCTGGGTCTTCCTGCTGCTCTGCCTCTTGGCCCACTTCCCGCAGTTCCCCACCCAGCTGCTGGGGGGCGCTCTGGGGTGCCTGGGATGGAGGAGCCTATACCAGGGGTGGTACCGCCTGGGACCGAGTTGGTACTGCCCTGGGCGGCCTGGGGTGGGGTTGCTGACCACAGCTGGGAAACCGCGACAGAACACTTAA